One Thermus islandicus DSM 21543 genomic window carries:
- a CDS encoding PucR family transcriptional regulator, whose product MWSHEFGENTIGFSALCQGLGLQVLVPSERPALYLLPEPRPLLPPEGALLLFRPEGSLYRYRTAAGFLLPEPDPEVRAFAEAEGLGLALYPPWLRAEELERALTLRLFALGPGMALAGLLDLLLKLPERPLLEVLHQATGLALARVAPWGEVLGFAGVVPPEHPREPGEGKGYLALEAGEGVLVAYGEEGRFKRARGILEVATRLLRVRALERSLERMQEESLGGALLEALVLGEAEPERLFAFGFTEGVEWVLALLEPPSVLGRHRLAEERRREATLELRRRSGAFLDRLGVPYLLAVRGNRVVAMWQVHSPKREADALLQALPPGSRLGYSAVHTGGEVQQAYREALIALKAARPGEALSFTGLDPVAFVLLQQSPEDLKALVERYLPLAPKLLKTLEAYLEARTLEEAAEKLHIHPNTLRYRLKRIEEGIGPLSRPETLARVHLALRARDLLLG is encoded by the coding sequence CCGCTCTCTGCCAGGGCCTCGGCCTCCAGGTCCTGGTCCCCTCGGAACGCCCCGCCCTTTACCTCCTCCCCGAGCCTAGGCCTCTCTTACCCCCGGAGGGGGCCCTTCTCCTCTTCCGCCCCGAGGGGAGCCTCTACCGCTACCGGACCGCCGCAGGCTTCCTCCTCCCCGAACCCGACCCCGAGGTGCGGGCCTTCGCCGAAGCGGAAGGCCTGGGCCTCGCCCTTTACCCTCCGTGGCTGAGGGCCGAGGAGTTGGAAAGGGCCCTTACCCTCCGCCTCTTCGCCTTGGGTCCAGGGATGGCCCTAGCGGGGCTTCTGGACCTTCTCCTGAAGCTTCCGGAGAGGCCCCTCCTTGAGGTCCTCCATCAGGCCACGGGCCTCGCCCTGGCCCGGGTAGCCCCTTGGGGAGAGGTGTTGGGCTTTGCCGGAGTGGTGCCTCCGGAGCACCCCAGGGAGCCAGGGGAGGGAAAGGGGTACCTGGCCCTCGAGGCGGGGGAAGGCGTCCTCGTGGCCTACGGGGAGGAGGGCCGCTTTAAAAGGGCCCGGGGAATCTTGGAGGTGGCCACCCGCCTCCTCCGGGTGCGGGCTTTGGAGCGGAGTCTGGAAAGAATGCAGGAGGAGTCCCTGGGCGGGGCCCTCCTGGAGGCCCTGGTCCTGGGGGAGGCCGAACCGGAGCGGCTTTTTGCCTTTGGGTTCACCGAGGGAGTGGAGTGGGTCCTCGCCCTTTTGGAGCCGCCCTCTGTCCTGGGCCGCCACCGCCTGGCGGAGGAAAGGCGGCGGGAGGCCACCCTGGAGCTTCGGCGCCGCTCGGGAGCCTTCCTGGACCGCCTGGGGGTGCCCTACCTCCTTGCGGTCCGGGGCAACCGGGTCGTCGCCATGTGGCAGGTCCATAGCCCCAAGAGGGAGGCAGACGCCCTCCTCCAGGCCCTGCCCCCGGGAAGCCGCCTGGGCTACTCGGCGGTGCACACGGGGGGGGAGGTGCAACAGGCCTACCGGGAGGCCCTCATCGCCCTCAAGGCGGCCAGGCCCGGGGAGGCCCTCTCCTTCACGGGACTGGACCCCGTGGCCTTCGTGCTCCTGCAGCAGTCCCCCGAGGACCTGAAGGCCCTGGTGGAGCGCTACCTGCCCCTCGCCCCCAAGCTTCTGAAGACCCTCGAGGCCTACCTGGAGGCCCGCACCCTGGAGGAGGCTGCGGAGAAGCTCCACATCCACCCGAATACCCTTCGCTACCGCCTAAAGCGCA